A genomic window from Desulfovibrio sp. X2 includes:
- a CDS encoding ABC transporter ATP-binding protein — MSETGRAVQSGEPILELTDVTAHYGRIQALKGISLKAWPGEIVTIIGANGAGKSTTLMTICGVVRASSGDVRFDGQSIRDVSSDRLPPMGLCQVPEGRRIFPRLSVAENLDMGAFFRRDQEDIRRDKDMIYDLFPVLRERRRQPGGTLSGGEQQMLAIGRALMSRPRLLLLDEPSLGLAPLVVKQIFSIVKRINEENRTTILLVEQNANLALQLATRGYVLETGSVVLEDDAAALLGNPQIRKAYLGE, encoded by the coding sequence ATGTCCGAAACCGGCAGGGCCGTCCAGAGCGGCGAGCCCATTCTCGAACTGACCGACGTCACCGCCCACTACGGCCGCATCCAGGCGCTCAAGGGGATATCCCTCAAGGCCTGGCCCGGCGAGATCGTGACCATCATCGGCGCCAACGGCGCGGGCAAGTCCACCACGCTCATGACCATCTGCGGCGTCGTGCGCGCGAGCTCCGGCGACGTGCGCTTCGACGGGCAGAGCATCCGCGACGTCTCCTCGGACCGCCTGCCGCCCATGGGGCTGTGCCAGGTGCCCGAGGGCAGGCGCATCTTCCCGCGCCTGTCCGTGGCGGAGAACCTGGACATGGGCGCCTTCTTCCGCAGGGACCAGGAGGACATCCGGCGCGACAAGGACATGATCTACGACCTCTTCCCGGTGTTGCGGGAGCGCCGTCGCCAGCCCGGCGGCACCCTCTCCGGCGGCGAGCAGCAGATGCTGGCCATCGGCCGCGCGCTCATGAGCCGCCCGCGCCTGCTGCTGCTCGACGAGCCCTCCCTCGGCCTCGCGCCGCTCGTGGTCAAGCAGATCTTCTCCATCGTCAAGCGCATCAACGAGGAGAACCGCACCACCATCCTGCTCGTGGAGCAGAACGCCAACCTGGCGCTGCAGCTGGCCACGCGCGGCTACGTGCTGGAGACGGGCTCCGTGGTGCTCGAGGACGACGCGGCGGCGCTGCTCGGCAACCCGCAGATCCGCAAGGCCTACCTCGGAGAGTAG